From Virgibacillus natechei, the proteins below share one genomic window:
- a CDS encoding FtsB family cell division protein, with amino-acid sequence MSKRDKTVTRLDSAYMQQYDAHMERQKRKKKRLIRRLVVCSFIASLFIGGMAIFHYQQRVVHAEKEEAYEQLEEELAFLEKQEENYKEEIELLNDEDYVLDVARTNYFFSKEGELIFNIPDEDPSY; translated from the coding sequence ATGTCTAAAAGGGATAAAACGGTGACAAGACTAGATTCAGCATATATGCAGCAATATGATGCACATATGGAGAGACAGAAAAGGAAGAAGAAACGGTTGATTCGACGTCTTGTTGTATGTTCGTTCATCGCATCGTTGTTCATTGGGGGCATGGCAATCTTCCATTACCAACAGCGGGTCGTTCATGCAGAGAAGGAAGAAGCGTATGAACAACTAGAAGAGGAATTGGCTTTCTTAGAAAAACAAGAAGAGAATTATAAGGAAGAAATAGAATTGTTAAATGATGAGGACTATGTGCTGGATGTAGCCCGGACGAATTATTTCTTCTCAAAAGAAGGAGAATTAATTTTTAATATCCCTGACGAGGATCCCTCTTATTGA
- the yabQ gene encoding spore cortex biosynthesis protein YabQ yields MTLSIQFMTMIAMVLSGFYLGIIQETFRRFTLYWEKRVIFSYFMEVCFWLTQTVILFYVLFRLNGGEFRLYIVAAGLLGFAMYQVFAARIYKRILERIIRTTAAIYQFFARMVQAIIITPIQWIVKLLIRSVLVLAGLLGSILLFIGKLIIVPIKWVLQLIYRLLPEKVQNFIFKIAGFYSTMKNIYIKCVKYIKSKRR; encoded by the coding sequence ATGACGCTTAGCATTCAATTCATGACGATGATAGCCATGGTTTTAAGTGGCTTTTATTTGGGTATCATACAAGAAACGTTCCGGCGATTCACTTTATATTGGGAAAAAAGAGTTATTTTCTCTTATTTTATGGAAGTTTGTTTCTGGCTTACGCAAACAGTCATTTTATTTTATGTTTTATTTCGATTAAATGGTGGCGAATTTAGGCTGTATATAGTGGCGGCTGGTTTATTAGGCTTTGCCATGTACCAAGTATTTGCTGCACGGATATATAAGCGAATTCTTGAGCGAATAATTCGTACCACAGCAGCGATTTATCAGTTTTTTGCAAGAATGGTACAAGCAATCATCATCACGCCAATTCAATGGATTGTGAAGCTACTTATAAGATCTGTTTTAGTGCTAGCAGGATTACTAGGTTCTATTCTCCTTTTTATAGGTAAGCTTATAATTGTGCCCATAAAATGGGTCTTGCAGCTTATTTATCGATTATTGCCGGAAAAGGTGCAAAACTTTATATTCAAAATAGCAGGATTTTATAGTACAATGAAGAATATATATATAAAATGCGTGAAGTATATAAAGTCTAAGAGGAGGTAG
- a CDS encoding bifunctional methyltransferase/pyrophosphohydrolase YabN translates to MSKIEIIGLGAGDMDQLSLGIYKKLTNTNGVIYTRTIDHPVIGSLQQEGVTFEAFDHVYEKEEQFTAVYQTIVDTLIEKAKDASIIYTLPGHPMLAEKTVQLLLEQTEVEVEVAGGQSYLDDLFTALKIDPIDGFQFVDGTSFERSQLDYRHHLLFCQVYDRFIASDVKLTLLEDLPPDYPVTVVEAAGSALEVIQTIPIDELDHSIEVSNVTSVYVPPVPSRMLHHTFTNLRETIATLRGPNGCPWDRVQTHETLREYAIEEVYELIDAIDNEDDENIIEELGDILLQVMLHSQIGEDDGYFNVDDVIGSITNKMIHRHPHVFADTAVDSVDDVYKNWDELKEEEKGEQRKSVLDGIPRQLPSLSKAFKLQKKAAKVGFNWDAISDVWNKLEEELGEVQEAIELDDKMEIEKEFGDVLFVLANLTRYYKINPEIALNQTNKKFLSRFSYIEEQLRIQEKEMTDTTLEEMDALWNQAKKGE, encoded by the coding sequence ATGAGTAAAATTGAAATTATCGGATTAGGCGCAGGTGATATGGACCAGCTGTCTCTAGGCATTTATAAAAAATTGACGAATACGAACGGTGTTATCTATACACGAACAATCGATCACCCCGTTATCGGTTCGTTACAGCAGGAGGGAGTCACCTTCGAGGCATTTGATCATGTTTATGAGAAAGAAGAACAATTTACAGCGGTCTATCAAACGATCGTAGACACCTTAATCGAAAAAGCAAAGGATGCGTCCATTATTTACACACTCCCTGGGCACCCGATGCTAGCGGAAAAAACGGTACAGCTTTTACTCGAGCAAACAGAGGTAGAAGTGGAGGTTGCAGGTGGACAGAGCTACTTGGATGACTTATTTACAGCCCTGAAAATTGATCCAATCGATGGGTTCCAATTTGTAGATGGTACGTCTTTTGAACGCAGTCAGCTTGATTATCGGCACCACCTCCTATTTTGCCAGGTGTATGACCGCTTTATTGCATCAGATGTGAAGCTTACGCTATTAGAGGATCTACCACCAGACTATCCAGTTACAGTGGTGGAAGCGGCTGGGAGCGCGCTCGAGGTTATCCAGACCATTCCAATCGATGAGCTTGATCACTCTATTGAAGTTAGTAATGTAACAAGTGTTTATGTACCACCAGTTCCTTCCAGGATGCTCCATCATACGTTTACAAATTTAAGAGAGACGATCGCAACATTAAGAGGGCCGAATGGCTGCCCATGGGATAGGGTGCAGACCCATGAAACGCTTCGGGAATATGCGATCGAAGAGGTGTATGAATTAATCGATGCCATTGATAATGAAGACGATGAAAACATCATCGAAGAGCTCGGGGATATCCTCTTGCAGGTCATGCTTCATAGTCAAATTGGGGAAGATGATGGCTATTTCAATGTTGATGATGTGATTGGTTCCATTACGAACAAGATGATCCACCGTCATCCGCATGTTTTTGCTGATACAGCGGTTGATTCGGTTGATGACGTTTATAAAAATTGGGACGAATTGAAGGAAGAGGAAAAAGGGGAACAGCGCAAATCGGTACTAGATGGTATTCCAAGACAGCTTCCATCTCTATCAAAAGCATTCAAACTGCAGAAAAAAGCAGCAAAAGTTGGTTTTAATTGGGACGCTATTTCGGATGTATGGAATAAACTAGAGGAGGAACTGGGAGAAGTACAGGAAGCTATAGAGTTGGATGATAAAATGGAGATAGAGAAAGAATTCGGTGATGTACTATTTGTACTTGCCAATCTTACCAGGTATTATAAAATAAACCCGGAAATCGCGTTAAACCAAACCAATAAGAAGTTCCTTTCTCGTTTTTCTTATATCGAAGAACAATTACGTATACAGGAAAAAGAAATGACGGACACGACGTTAGAAGAAATGGATGCATTATGGAATCAAGCAAAAAAAGGGGAATGA
- a CDS encoding ferredoxin reductase domain-containing protein: MQIYWTKINKIIEETPEVKTYLLDCPEDYTWEEGAHIHLALEGFNAGDKPNRSLIRHMSISTLPQSNLIGITTRIREQCSEFKAILRNLEVGNEVAIFKTHSNVPLKREDKNVYLLSSGVGLATFRPLVLDYFERADNVKQIHSLNIDSSKNFLFTDIFESTPDKKFTSQFIDNRKDYYEEVKNLAADKDGLFYVVGSDEFLVQNIDVLREQGIKPVQIMLDKHEQQLPAFLSFN, translated from the coding sequence ATGCAAATATACTGGACTAAAATAAATAAGATTATTGAAGAAACGCCTGAGGTTAAAACATACCTGCTCGACTGTCCGGAAGACTATACATGGGAAGAAGGCGCCCACATCCACTTGGCACTCGAAGGTTTTAATGCTGGAGATAAACCAAATCGCAGCCTGATTCGCCATATGTCAATCTCTACTTTACCGCAATCAAATTTAATCGGTATCACAACACGTATCAGAGAGCAGTGCTCTGAGTTTAAAGCGATTTTAAGAAATCTTGAAGTCGGCAATGAAGTTGCAATATTTAAAACCCATTCGAATGTACCACTTAAAAGAGAAGACAAAAATGTATACCTACTGTCTTCAGGGGTCGGCCTAGCAACTTTTAGACCACTTGTACTTGATTATTTCGAACGTGCTGACAATGTTAAGCAAATTCATTCCCTGAACATCGATTCATCAAAAAATTTCTTATTTACCGATATTTTTGAATCCACACCTGACAAGAAGTTCACATCACAATTCATCGATAATCGTAAAGACTACTATGAAGAAGTGAAAAATCTTGCTGCAGACAAAGATGGACTCTTTTATGTTGTCGGCAGCGACGAATTCCTCGTGCAGAACATTGACGTACTACGCGAGCAAGGCATCAAGCCAGTACAGATTATGCTCGACAAGCATGAACAACAACTGCCTGCGTTTTTATCATTCAACTAG
- a CDS encoding DHA2 family efflux MFS transporter permease subunit produces the protein MKDRTAFIDANEVAKGPIIFVMVMGAFVAILNQTLLNIALPVMIVDMGMSANAAQSLTTIFMLVNGILIPITAFLMEKFTTRHLFLTAMSLFAFGTLICGISFSFPSLLAGRVVQAAGAGIMMPLLMNVILSLFPIEKRGSAMGMIGLAMMFAPAIGPTLSGLIVQSFSWRVLFFIVLPIAIIDIILAYFLLRNVTKLSNPKVDYKSIILSTFAFGGLLYGFSSAGEMGWGSPLVLAPLGIGMIVMVFFVLRQLRMKTPMLEFRVFKYSMFSLTTVISVVVTMAMFAAMILIPIYLQNVRGFSPLESGLLLLPGAIIAAFMSPFTGALFDRIGARPLALVGLGLTAVTTLLFSNLTDETGYYFMMFAYTMRMIGISMIMMPIMTAGLNQLPRRLYSHGTAMANTLRQMSGSIGTAFLVTVMSSQTAKHVADFMPASGTPSESQLVNIENLATIEGINDSFMVATVFAVVGFILSFFIKKTKPVEEDEEYYRQAASKKESNMHVTREVGYENR, from the coding sequence TTGAAAGATAGAACAGCTTTTATAGATGCAAACGAAGTAGCAAAAGGACCGATTATTTTTGTCATGGTAATGGGGGCTTTTGTTGCTATTTTGAACCAAACCCTGCTGAACATAGCACTTCCGGTTATGATTGTTGATATGGGAATGTCAGCCAATGCCGCACAATCATTAACGACGATATTTATGCTGGTAAACGGCATTTTAATTCCAATTACCGCTTTCTTAATGGAGAAATTTACAACGAGGCATTTATTTTTGACTGCCATGTCTCTGTTTGCATTCGGAACGCTTATTTGTGGCATATCTTTTTCATTCCCGTCGCTTTTGGCAGGACGCGTTGTACAGGCGGCCGGTGCAGGGATTATGATGCCATTATTAATGAATGTTATCCTAAGTTTATTCCCGATTGAAAAGCGTGGCTCCGCAATGGGAATGATTGGTCTAGCGATGATGTTTGCCCCGGCAATCGGACCTACACTTTCCGGGCTTATCGTGCAGTCATTTTCATGGCGTGTATTATTTTTCATCGTGCTGCCAATAGCAATTATTGATATCATTCTAGCCTATTTCCTATTACGGAATGTGACAAAATTATCTAATCCAAAAGTGGACTATAAATCTATCATTCTATCCACCTTTGCATTTGGCGGATTATTGTATGGATTCAGTAGCGCAGGGGAAATGGGATGGGGGAGCCCGCTCGTACTTGCACCACTTGGGATTGGTATGATTGTTATGGTCTTCTTTGTATTAAGGCAGCTCCGGATGAAAACACCAATGCTTGAGTTCCGCGTATTTAAATATAGTATGTTTTCACTGACGACCGTGATTAGTGTTGTTGTTACGATGGCCATGTTTGCAGCTATGATTCTCATTCCGATTTATCTCCAGAACGTCCGTGGGTTTTCCCCATTGGAATCCGGACTACTCTTACTTCCAGGGGCAATAATAGCAGCCTTCATGTCACCATTCACCGGGGCACTTTTTGACCGAATTGGCGCGCGACCGTTGGCATTAGTTGGCCTTGGGCTTACGGCTGTGACCACATTATTATTTTCTAACCTTACGGATGAGACAGGATATTACTTCATGATGTTCGCTTATACGATGCGAATGATTGGTATATCCATGATCATGATGCCGATTATGACTGCGGGACTAAACCAATTGCCAAGACGCTTGTATTCACACGGAACGGCGATGGCCAATACATTGCGCCAGATGTCCGGCTCCATTGGTACCGCATTTCTGGTAACTGTTATGAGCAGCCAGACAGCCAAACACGTTGCTGATTTCATGCCTGCTTCAGGGACACCATCCGAATCGCAGTTAGTAAACATCGAAAATCTGGCAACAATCGAAGGGATTAACGACTCATTCATGGTTGCTACCGTCTTTGCGGTCGTAGGATTTATTTTATCCTTCTTTATCAAAAAAACAAAGCCAGTTGAGGAAGATGAAGAATATTACCGACAAGCTGCAAGCAAAAAGGAATCGAACATGCATGTAACACGCGAAGTAGGATATGAAAATAGATAA
- the yabP gene encoding sporulation protein YabP produces the protein MNNFYENRDNVTGVQKEHYVKLNNRKDLEITGVKEVDSFDNEEFLLETVMGYLIVRGQNLQLQNLDVGEGIVTIKGKVYELSYVDDTNEEKAKGFFSKLFR, from the coding sequence ATGAATAACTTTTATGAAAATCGAGACAATGTCACGGGTGTTCAAAAAGAGCATTATGTCAAACTGAATAACCGCAAAGACCTGGAAATAACTGGTGTTAAAGAAGTAGATAGCTTCGATAATGAGGAATTTTTGCTAGAGACTGTTATGGGGTATCTCATCGTCCGTGGGCAAAATTTGCAGTTGCAAAACTTGGATGTAGGTGAAGGTATCGTTACGATTAAGGGTAAAGTTTATGAGCTTTCTTATGTGGATGATACCAATGAGGAAAAGGCTAAAGGATTCTTTAGCAAGCTATTCAGATGA
- the spoIIE gene encoding stage II sporulation protein E, with product MMDSLSRVEPEALGKQKDNKINRLSKRLYTQAKIILLDKGWLYYIVGFLLGRAVILSAVSPFAVAFLATMWFVKKDKAAKSMLAVFAGALTYSVTHGIFIALAMIIFIFLAGLFKNANNQQVIIPLFVFISTTAPRLFLYSINDRLSSYEWMLLSVEGILGTVLVLIFMQSIPLLSPKRFKPTLKNEEIVCMIILIASILTGTIGWEIYGASLEQVLSRYFVLLLAFIGGAAIGSTVGVVAGLILSLANVANLYQMSLLAFSGLLGGLLKEGKKPGVAVGLLVGTFLIGIYGSADTLVPALMESLIAIILFFLTPASWVRSLSRYIPGTQEYTSEQEQYLQKVRNVTAKRVEEFSNVFGALSKSFAPSSVTMQDEKDTSRETDYYLSQVTEKTCQTCFLKDRCWQKQFDQTYSMMEEMKGDIFEGREPNRKVMREFENYCVKPQKIVDVMKDEISFFEANRKLKEQVMESKQLVADQLQGVSDVMEDFSKEILKERQHHEQQELEIVHALNHMGINLEKLDIYKLETGNVDIEMTVSFYDYHGEGPKLIAPVLSDILGEIIVVKQEDISPFPNGYCYLAFGSAKEFIVETGAANAAKGGGLISGDSYTTIELGAGKYAMAISDGMGNGKRAKEESMETLRLLQQILHTGIPEQVAIKSINSILALRTTDEMFATLDLAVIDLHDAYVRFLKIGSTPSFVKRGEKMLKIEASNLPMGIVQEFDVDIVNEQLISNDLLIMMSDGIFDGPKHVENADVWVKRKIREMTTEDPQEIADLLLEEVIRTRSGEIKDDMTVLVAKVKKNTPKWAAVPVYQNKAQ from the coding sequence ATGATGGATTCATTATCAAGAGTGGAACCTGAAGCGCTTGGAAAACAGAAGGATAACAAAATAAACAGGCTTTCGAAACGGTTGTACACGCAAGCTAAAATAATTTTGCTTGATAAAGGGTGGCTCTACTATATTGTTGGTTTTTTATTGGGACGAGCAGTTATATTGTCTGCCGTTTCTCCCTTTGCGGTGGCATTCTTAGCTACCATGTGGTTTGTAAAAAAGGACAAGGCTGCAAAATCAATGCTTGCAGTGTTTGCTGGTGCGCTAACTTATTCAGTAACACATGGGATTTTTATTGCTCTGGCTATGATTATATTTATATTCCTTGCAGGATTGTTTAAAAATGCGAATAACCAACAAGTTATTATTCCATTATTTGTTTTTATATCTACTACCGCACCACGATTATTTCTTTACTCTATTAATGATCGGTTATCATCTTATGAATGGATGCTTCTATCTGTCGAAGGAATATTAGGAACGGTCCTAGTATTGATATTTATGCAAAGCATTCCATTATTATCACCAAAAAGATTTAAACCAACATTAAAAAATGAAGAAATCGTTTGTATGATTATTCTGATTGCCTCTATATTGACAGGTACTATTGGTTGGGAGATCTATGGTGCTTCTTTGGAGCAGGTGTTATCACGTTACTTTGTTTTACTTCTTGCATTTATTGGTGGTGCAGCAATCGGTTCAACGGTCGGGGTTGTAGCCGGATTAATTTTATCACTGGCTAATGTGGCGAATTTATACCAGATGAGTCTTCTTGCTTTTTCCGGTTTACTAGGTGGGCTGTTAAAAGAGGGGAAGAAGCCTGGTGTTGCTGTAGGGCTTTTAGTCGGGACGTTTTTAATCGGCATCTACGGAAGTGCGGATACATTGGTTCCAGCACTTATGGAATCACTTATTGCGATTATTTTATTTTTCCTAACTCCAGCCAGCTGGGTTAGAAGTCTTTCTCGCTACATACCAGGTACCCAGGAGTATACGAGTGAGCAAGAACAATACTTACAAAAGGTTCGTAATGTTACAGCTAAACGAGTGGAGGAATTCTCTAATGTATTTGGTGCTTTGTCTAAGAGTTTTGCTCCTTCTAGTGTAACGATGCAGGATGAAAAGGATACGAGCCGGGAAACCGACTATTATTTAAGTCAAGTTACGGAAAAGACATGCCAGACCTGCTTTCTGAAAGACCGATGTTGGCAGAAGCAATTCGATCAAACCTATTCCATGATGGAAGAAATGAAAGGTGATATTTTCGAGGGGCGTGAGCCGAATCGCAAAGTGATGCGTGAATTTGAAAATTATTGTGTGAAACCCCAAAAAATAGTAGATGTGATGAAGGATGAAATCTCCTTCTTTGAAGCAAATCGAAAGCTTAAGGAACAAGTAATGGAGAGCAAGCAATTAGTTGCGGATCAGTTGCAAGGTGTTTCGGATGTTATGGAAGATTTTTCAAAAGAGATTTTAAAGGAAAGGCAACACCACGAGCAACAGGAATTAGAAATTGTTCATGCCTTAAACCATATGGGAATTAATTTGGAGAAGTTAGATATTTATAAGCTGGAAACAGGTAATGTTGATATTGAAATGACTGTATCCTTTTATGATTATCATGGAGAAGGACCTAAATTAATTGCTCCGGTACTGTCTGACATTCTAGGTGAAATAATTGTTGTGAAGCAGGAAGATATTTCGCCATTTCCAAATGGCTATTGTTACTTGGCGTTTGGTTCAGCTAAGGAGTTTATCGTTGAAACTGGTGCGGCAAATGCAGCAAAGGGTGGTGGGCTTATTTCAGGTGATAGCTATACAACGATTGAACTTGGTGCTGGCAAATATGCGATGGCTATAAGTGATGGCATGGGGAATGGGAAACGGGCGAAGGAAGAAAGTATGGAGACGCTCCGCTTGTTGCAGCAAATCTTGCATACAGGTATTCCGGAACAAGTGGCAATTAAATCGATTAATTCGATACTAGCACTAAGGACAACGGATGAGATGTTCGCAACGCTTGATCTTGCGGTAATCGACCTGCATGATGCCTATGTTCGTTTTCTGAAAATTGGATCCACTCCAAGCTTCGTTAAGCGTGGGGAGAAAATGTTGAAGATAGAAGCAAGCAATTTGCCGATGGGGATTGTTCAAGAATTTGATGTGGACATTGTTAATGAGCAATTAATTTCGAATGATTTGTTAATCATGATGAGCGATGGGATTTTTGACGGCCCAAAACATGTGGAGAATGCGGATGTATGGGTGAAAAGAAAAATTCGTGAAATGACGACCGAAGACCCGCAGGAAATAGCAGACCTATTGCTTGAAGAGGTAATACGGACAAGGTCTGGTGAAATTAAAGATGATATGACCGTGCTCGTAGCGAAGGTTAAGAAAAACACCCCAAAATGGGCAGCGGTACCGGTGTATCAGAATAAGGCGCAATGA
- a CDS encoding MarR family winged helix-turn-helix transcriptional regulator → MDKDEKISTIIYSFREVNKFFYRQMWQHANELGITIVQLQILKIIDEEPNMSLLELTKKMNVNKSTVSSTIERLVKAGYIEREQSEKDRRAIVLNLTEIGKERQKEGHTLFYERLKHLDEISDEDVNTLLDLHQLVKEKIQVTGDEKN, encoded by the coding sequence ATGGATAAAGATGAAAAAATCAGTACGATTATTTATTCTTTTCGCGAGGTAAATAAATTTTTTTACAGACAGATGTGGCAACACGCAAATGAATTAGGTATCACCATTGTGCAGCTGCAAATCTTGAAAATAATCGATGAAGAACCAAACATGAGCCTACTGGAGCTTACAAAAAAGATGAATGTAAACAAAAGCACGGTCAGTAGTACGATAGAACGTCTGGTTAAAGCAGGATATATAGAACGGGAACAATCAGAAAAAGACAGGAGGGCAATTGTCCTTAACTTGACGGAAATAGGAAAGGAAAGGCAGAAAGAGGGGCATACCTTATTTTATGAACGACTCAAGCATCTTGATGAGATCAGTGATGAAGATGTAAACACGTTGCTTGATCTGCATCAATTAGTAAAGGAAAAGATTCAAGTAACTGGAGATGAGAAGAATTGA
- a CDS encoding RNA-binding S4 domain-containing protein, which yields MRLDKFLKVSRLIKRRTMAKEVADQGRVTINGNKAKSSSTVTSGDELVIKFGQKLVTIEVNDLRENVKKFEAESLYKVIKEEQNE from the coding sequence TTGCGACTGGATAAATTTTTGAAAGTATCGCGTTTGATTAAACGTCGTACAATGGCAAAGGAAGTTGCGGATCAAGGAAGAGTTACAATTAATGGAAACAAGGCAAAATCATCATCGACTGTGACCAGTGGTGATGAGCTTGTGATTAAATTTGGGCAAAAACTTGTAACAATCGAAGTGAATGATTTGAGAGAGAACGTAAAGAAATTCGAAGCTGAATCGTTATATAAAGTTATCAAAGAAGAGCAAAATGAATAG
- a CDS encoding S1 domain-containing RNA-binding protein, producing the protein MSIEVGSKLQGKVTGITNFGAFIELEEGKTGLVHISEVADSYVKDIHEHLSVGEEVTVKVINVEKDGKIGLSIKKAKDKPKRPQNTRVQTENFESKMNRFLKDSEDRLASLKKHTESKRGGRGAKRG; encoded by the coding sequence ATGTCAATCGAAGTAGGCAGCAAATTGCAAGGAAAGGTAACAGGTATTACTAATTTCGGGGCATTTATTGAACTTGAAGAAGGTAAAACAGGACTTGTCCATATTAGTGAGGTTGCGGATAGCTATGTCAAAGACATTCATGAACATCTTAGCGTCGGTGAAGAAGTAACGGTAAAAGTAATTAATGTCGAAAAGGATGGAAAGATTGGTCTATCGATTAAAAAGGCTAAAGATAAACCAAAGCGACCACAAAACACCCGAGTACAGACGGAAAATTTTGAATCGAAAATGAACCGTTTCCTCAAAGATTCTGAAGACCGTCTAGCCTCTTTGAAGAAGCACACGGAATCCAAACGCGGAGGTCGAGGTGCTAAAAGAGGATAG